The candidate division WOR-1 bacterium RIFOXYB2_FULL_36_35 region AAAGCCGGGACTCTAACTGCTTGTAGGCACATGGTTTCAAGTTCTATTTCACTCCCATTCCTGGGTTCTTTTAACCTTTCCCTCACGGTACTAGTTCGCTATCGGTCACTGCATAGTATTTAGCCTTGGATGATGGTCCACCCTGATTCCCTCGGGATTTCACGTGTCCCGAAGTACTTGGGATACCACTAGACTCTTTAAACCTTTCATTTACAGGACTATCACCTTCTATGGTTCCGCTTTCCAGCAAGATTTAATTAGGTTTCAAGATATCATATCGTGGTCCCGCAACCCCTCCCCGATAAATCGAGAAGGTTTAGGCTCTTTCGGTTTCGCTCGCCGCTACTACCGAAATCTCAATTGATTTATTTTCCTCAAGTTACTTAGATGTTTCAGTTCTCCTGGTATCGCTTCCCGACGTAAAGTCGGGATACTAAGACATTACTCTTAGTAGGTTTCCCCATTCGGAAATCCCCGGATCAAAGCTACTTTGACAGCTCCCCGAGGCTTATCGCAGCCAGTCACGTCCTTCATCGCCTTGCAGTGCCTAGGTATCCTCCATGAGCCCTTAATTATGTTCGGACAAGAATAAATTCTCGTATCATTTCATTACCTGTGTTCTCTATCTACATCTTATATTCAATTATCAAAGAGCTATGCCATGATGGCTATCAAGTGTAAGTTTGAGTGTGAATCTTTAGTATTTAGTATGAAAATTTAATATATAATACTCTAACTACTAATTACCCACACTCACACTAACTACTCAAATGGAGCCGAGGAGGATTGAACTCCTGGCCTCCTGGATGCAAACCAGGCGCTCTCCCAGCTGAGCTACGGCCCCACCAAAGTGTGAGCTTGAGTGTGTCTTTAATCTTTAGTAAATATATAAATGTACCTTGTGCTAACTACTAAAGACTCACACTCACACTAACTACTCAAATGGGCCAAGGTGGAGTCGAACCACCGACCTTACCCTTATCAGGGGTACGCTCTAACCAACTGAGCTATTGGCCCAATTTTAGCTGAACAAGACCCTAATTACTATTAATAATTATAATCAAACATCACTAAAATCAATAACTCAATTGTTCTAAATAAGTAGGTTTGGGCAAATACAACCATTTGTTATCTATAAATAAATAACAACCGACCTAGAGTAAATAAGCTTAATCAAAAAATTTTGACAAACTTATCATAATTCTCCTTAGAAAGGAGGTGATCCAGCCACACCTTCCGGTACGGCTACCTTGTTACGACTTCACCCCAGTCATCAGCACCACCTTAATTCCGACCAAGTCGAAACTTTGGGTGTTTCTGACTTCCATGGTGTGACGGGCGGTGTGTACAAGGCCCGAGAACGTATTCAACGCAGCGCGTCTGATCTGCGTTTACTAGCGATTCCAGCTTCATGCAGACGAGTTGCAGCCTGCAATCCGAATTGAGCTATGCTTTTTGAGATTTGCTCCACCTTGCGGATTTGCTTCTCTTTATACATAGCATTGTAGCACGTGTGTGGCCCTGGGCATAAGGGCCATGATGACTTGACCTCGTCCCCACCTTCCTCCTCGTTATCCGAGGCAGTTTCGTTAGAGTGATCGACTTAACGTTATCAACTAACAATAGGGGTTGCGCTCGTTGCGGGACTTAACCCAACATCTCACGACACGAGCTGACGACAGCCATGCAGCACCTGTCCCGCTTTCCCGATAAATCGGAATCGTTACCCTTTCAGGTTTCTACTGGCGGGATGTCAAACCCAGGTAAGGTCCTTCGCGTAGCATCGAATTAAACCACATGCTCCACCGCTTGTGCGGGCCCCCGTCAATTCTTTTGAGTTTTAGCCTTGCGGCCGTAATTCCCAGGCGGTTCACTTAACGCGTTAGCTGCGGCACTCAAGGGGTCGATACCTCGAACACCTAGTGAACATAGTTTAGGGCTAGGACTACCGGGGTATCTAATCCCGTTTGCTCCCCTAGCTTTCGCGCCTCAGTGTCAGAAAAACCCTAGGAAGCCGCCTTCGCCACTGGTGTTCCTTGCAATATCTACGCATTTCACCGCTACACTGCAAGTTCCGCTTCCCTTTGATTCTCTCTAGTAATGCAGTATCAAATGCAAACAACGGTTGAGCCGTAGCCTTTAACATTTGACTTACAAAACCACCTACGCGCGCTTTACGCCCAATAATTCCGGATAACGCTTGCCACCTACGTATTACCGCGGCTGCTGGCACGTAGTTAGCCGTGGCTTCCTCTGAGGGTACCGTCAATATCGTCCCCTCTGACAGTGTTTTACATCCCGAAAGACTTCGTCACACACACGGCGTCGCTCCGTCAGGCTTTCGCCCATTGCGGAAAATTCCTCACTGCTGCCTCCCGTAGGAGTATGGACCGTATCTCAGTTCCATTGTGGCTGATCATCCTCTCAGACCAGCTACCCGTCATAGCCTTGGTAAGCCTTTACCTCACCAACTAGCTGATAGGCCGCAAGCCCATCCTTAAGCCCCTTGCGGGATTTAGTTAAAAAAACATGTGTCTTCATAACCACATCTGGAATTAGCCCACCTTTCGGCAGGTTGTTCCAGTCTTGAGGGTAGGTTACTTACGTGTTACTCACCCGTCCGCTACTCTCCCCCGGCAAGCCGGGAGATCGTTCAACTTGCATGTGTTAAGCACGCCGCCAGCGTTCATCCTGAGCCAAGATCAAACTCTCAGTAAAAGTTTGTTGACTCTAAAAAAACAAAACAAAAAAATTTGGTTGCACTCGCACCAAACTCTACTTACTTAGTTGTCAAAGATCAAATTTAAAACTCACAAAAGACGAAAAAACCCTACTCCCTTTCTTGGGTATTCCTTAGGGTTTTTATCTTCCTGAATCCCACTTAGAGGAAACGTTCCTCTTTTGCTTTTTAAGCATACCATAATCTTATTTTTTGTCAAGTGGGTTTTTGTCTATAAAAAGATTCATTATGTCATATGCTACAAAACAATTAACCCCTATTATCATAAACGGGGTTAATTGTTTTACACTAGAATTAAACTTCAATCCTTTAATGTTTTTATTTTTTTAAAATGGAAAAACGCTCGAAACACTATCCTGCATATCTAATTTTTGAAAAACTAACTCACAAATGTTATAATTTAAAAATCATGGAATCTCGAACACAAAAAATATTGTCCGGCATTATCAAAAATGGAAAAGTTTCAAACGCTTATTTATTTACAGGGGGAGACAACCAAACAAAGTTTGACATGGCGATAAATTTTGCATCGCAACTAAATTGCTCAAATCAAATAAAACCTTGCAATCTTTGTCTTCACTGCGAAAAAATTAAAAAGAACAAACATCCAGATGTAATAATAATAGAAAAAGACGGAAACTCAATAAAAATAGAACAAATAAGAAATATAAAAAATCTAACTAAGTACGGGCCCAGCGAGGGAAATTGGCAGGTTATAATTATTACTGAAGCAGACAAAATTACAACTGAAGCCGCAAACAGCTTTTTAAAAATCTTGGAAGAACCCGCAAAAAATGTTGTGTTTATATTAATCAGCAATCGAGAAGGGATTTTGCCAAAAACAATTTTATCCCGTTGCCAAAGAATTATCTTCGAAGATACACTTCCTGCAGACCCAACGCCACAAGCAAAAGAAATAGCAAGTAGGATAGAAAGTGAAAATTTTAATTTTATAGAAATATCCGAACTGCTTGCGGACAAAAAAACAGCGGCAGAAATACTTCAGGAAATTTTTTCAATTTATGTAACCGCCCATAAAGTAAAACAAGCAAAAATAATATTAGAAACTTTAAAAGGAATGGAGCGCAATGCAAACCATAAATTAGCAATTGACGCTCTTTGCATAAAATTATGGAACAAAAACTAGCAATAAAACTTAGAAAATTTAACCGGATATGCCCTATCAAAGGCTATAATACTGAAAACATTAAAGTAGGCGCCCCTGTTATCATAAAAACAGATCGTGGAGAAGAATTTGGGACAATAATAGCCTTTGCAAAAAATCTTCCAAATGCTGAATCTGATGTCAAGCTTAAAAAAGTTATCCGATACGCAACATCGGAAGATATAAAAACAGTTAACTCTCTCTCTAATAAAGAAGCAAAAACATATCAATTAGCTTCTCAAAAAGCTACAGAATATGAACTTCCTATAAAAATTATTGAGGTTGAACATTTATTCGACTCAAAAAGAATTAGCATCTACTATAAAGTATCAAAAGACAAAAAAACTCCAGACCTAAAATCTTATCGCAAAGATTTAGGAACTAGCCTAAAAGCAGAAATTATCATGAGATCCTTAACGCCCAGAGACGAAGCAAAATTTATGGGGGGGCTTGGCCCATGCGGGAGAACCCTCTGTTGCGCCTCTTGGCTTCAAAAACCAAAACATATAACAGTAAAAGCCGTTAAAGAACAAGGATTTCAAATATCGCCGACCAGAACATCAGGAATATGCGGACGGTTAATGTGTTGCTTTGAATATGAAACAACACAAGAAAATAAGGATGTAAAAAAATGAATGATTGTCTCTTTTGTAAAATAATAAACAAACAAATTCCAGCTGAAATTTTAGTTGAAAATGAAGATGTTCTTGCCTTTAACGATATAAATCCTCAAGCGCCAATTCATATTCTTGTAATACCCAAAACACATATAGCTTCTATCTCCCAGGTTAAAAAGGAACACTCTCAAATCATTTCAAAGATCATAAAAACCATTCAAAATATTGCGCAAAAAACTGGTATAATAGAAAGTGGTTTTAGAGTTGTTGCAAACCATGGATCAGATGCGGGACAAGCCGTAGATCATTTACACTTCCATATTCTTGGTGGAAGAAAAATGCAATGGCCTCCCGGGTAATAATCGATAAAAAGATTAATAAGGATGGTGAGATAAAAAATGACAAAAATTAATGTTTCAGAAAATGAGTCTATAGATAAAGTTTTAAAAAAATTCAAAATGAAAATGCGGCGCGAAGGCATAATCGACGAAATAAAAAAACGGGAATTTTATGAAAAGCCTAGCCAAAGACGTCGCAAAGAAAAAGAAAAAGCAAAAAGACGGGAACAAAGACGTCAACACGAAGAAGATTGAAAATCCTAGATAGATATTTATTTAAAGAGACAATATCTCCCTTTCTCCTTGGAATAATAGGTTTTGTATTGGTTATGATTGTCGACCTGCTTTTTACATTCGTAGACCTAATTATTAATAAAGGGATCCCCTTTCCTTCTGTTTTGCTACTGATGCTCTATAAGCTTCCTTATATTATGGTTATGACTTTTCCAGTAGCTACGCTTTTCGGAATTGCCATGGCAATGGGAAGAATGGGGAAAGACAATGAACTTTCAGCGCTGAGAACTTCTGGCATCTCTTTTGGCAGAATAGTGTTTCCAATTATTATTTTCTCAATTATAGTTTCAGCTATAGCCTTTTTTACCAACGAAAAACTCGTCCCTTTTGCCAATCAACGTTCCCAGGAAATAATCCAAGAAATAGTTTTAAAAAATCCATTGCCTGAAATAAAAGAAGATGTATTTTTTAAGGACGCTTACAACCGCTATTTTTATGTAAAAAAAATAAACAATCAGGATAAAACATTAGAAAATATCATGGTTTATGAATTAGCAGGAGAGATAATTCCCAGAGTAACAACAGCGAAAAAAGCCAAAATAGAAGGATTAAAAATAACATTATATAACGGCAATATTCACAAGTTTGATGATGAAGGCCGCTTATCCTATGAAGCCTCTTTTGAAGCAATAGAAATGAATTTAAATGAGGATCCTTTAACTATTTCCGCACAAAAAACCCCGGAGCAAATGAATTCTATAGAACTTATTTATAAAATAAATCAGCTAGAAAAAAGCGGAGTTAGTACAAACCCGCTTAGAACAGACTATTTGATGAAGTTTTCTGTTCCGTTAACATCTTTTATTTTTGCTATTATTGGATTGCCCCTTTCCCTTCCTACTATAAAAAGCGGCCGCACATGGGGAATGATGCTTACAATAGTTATCATGTTTACTTTTTATGTTTTCGCCTCGGTTTTCAGATCTCTCGGGCGAGGAGGAATTGTTGATCCAATTTTAGCTGCATGGACGCCGCAATTTCTTTTTGGTATATTAGGAGTTGTCTTACTTTATAGAGAGGTCAAATTTAAATGATTGCCGAACTTGATTTATTATCCAAAGAATTGCAAAAACAACCTAGAAATCCTGAGCTTTTAAGAAACCTGGGAAAATACTACTTAATAAACGGATATTATAAACAAGCAAGAGAAGAATATAACCTTGCAAAACTATTTTCTCCTCAAATTATTTCAGAGATTATACTTGATCACGAAGAATTAGCAACGTCAAAACCATTTGACACACAAGTTAGGCTGTCGCTAATAAGTTTTTATTTAGCGGATAATGATCTTGATATGGCAATTTTAGAACTTGAAGAATTGATAGAGCTTGATCCCTTAAATTTACAAGCTTATAATCTTTTAGGTAAAATATACATTAAACAGGAAAAAATAGACTTTGCAATGAATCTGTTGGAAAAGGCCCTCAAACTCGGGGTAAAAGATATTTCAATATCTGAAATGCTGGCTTCTGTGTACTTAGAAAAAGGAAGACTTGAAGATGCCATAGAATTTTATGAAGACCTCCCCTCTGATAAAAAAAACTTGAGGATGCTTGCTGAGCTATACCAGCGAACCGAAAATTATGAAAAATCCGCAGAAAAATATTTTTTAATGTATGAAGACGATCCTGAAGTTTCATCAGAAGTTATACATCGTTTAGAAGCTTTGTTGCTTAAAAAAATAGATTCTATCTCCATAAGAGAATTATTATCCATAACATATTGCAAGTCTTTAAGGCCCGAATCAGCCATAAAAAAATTGATGGAAATAATAAAAATAGATCCAAACAAAGCAGATGATGTCATAAGCAAATTAAAAGATATATTAAAAAACTATCCTATTCATCCGGAAGCAACTCTCTCTTTGGCGGAAGTTTTATCATTAAAAGAAAATTACAGTGAAGCAATTGAAGAATATTATAAACTGATTAAAAGCAATCCTGATTACCAGACTAAGGCTGTTGAGGGTGTGAAAACCATCATAAAGAAATATCCTAATCAGTTTTTGGCCAGACAATTTTTAATAGAAAATTATCTTAAAGATGACAACTTTGTTGAAGCCTCAAAAGAGATAAAATCCCTGCTTGACATTTACCCTGATTCTGCAGAATGGGTTATAAACAAAAGTAAAGGTTTGATTAAACAAAGCAATGAAATGCGGGAATGTTTAGGTTATGTATATCTCTCAAAAAATGATTTTTTCAGCGCGAATGTTGAAGTTGAAAAAATTTTAAAGCTCAACAACCAAAACAGCCAGGCATTAATTCTTCAGGCAGAAATTTTTTTAAGGCAAAAATTGTGCAGCAAAGCAAGAGAATCCCTTCATAAAGCATTAAAAATATCGCCTTATGATACAACCATACATGAAAAATATAAACAGGCCAGGCTTAAAGAGATTGAACTTGAAACTGAACAACTAAAAAAACGGATTGCCGAAGATGAATGGAAATTATCTCTACACTTAGATTTAGGAAAACTTTACATAGAACTTGAAATGAAAGAAGATGCCATACGCGAACTTCAAGCAGCAAGTAAAGACACACAAAAAGCCGCCTATGTTTACTCACTTCTTGGTAATTTCTATCGTTATGAAGGCCTTTATGATCAATCGGCAGATGCTTTTAAAAAAAGCTTACAATTTATTTCAGAAGAGTCAACCGATTTACAGAAAAAAACAAGATTTGGACTGGCGTTAACCTATGAAGCACAAGGCAATATCCGTTCAGCAATAAGAACGTTGGAAGAAATTCAACAAGAAGATATAGATTACCCTTATGTAAAATATAAAATGCAGTTTTTGAGAAAAACAAGTTTAGGCGCGCTGCAAAACAAAAGTTTTGTACTTATTATAAAAGATCTGGGAAAAATGGACTTTTTGGGCATGTGGGGACAAGAATTAAAACGCGGTATCAGTAAACAGGCTCTCTCAGTATCTTTCGGACAAAATTATAATAATAGCGGCTTGGAATTTTTTATGAAAGGGATGTCATCTACAGCTGAAGAAGAATTTGCTCTAGCAGTACAACTTGATCCAAACTACGTTGCGGGCCTTAATAATTTAGCCATAACACAAATAATCAACAAAAAAAACTCGGAAGCTTTAAATAATTTACGCAAAGCCTTTGAATTGGAACCCGCATCCCCCATTGTTTTAAATAATCTCGGACTAATCTTATTTTTAAATAATTCGCACAATGAAGCAAATTATATTTTAAAAAAAGCGCTGGAATTAAATCCCAACCTTCCTGCTGTTAAATTGAACTTGGCTGATCTATTTTATAAGACGGGCAAAGTAAAAGAAGCCTTGGATCTTTATAAAGAAGTAGAACAATCTGAGATAACATATGAGATAGCCCAAAAAAGATTATTATACAAAATTCCTTAAACTGCTTTTACGTATGGTATTCGTGCTTTTCTAATGGGTTCTTCGCCTGCAGAGCAAGCTCAAGAGCAAGATTAACAGCTTTCCTGGGCGTTTTAACATAATGCATCTTATCATCAAACTTACCGTTATGATGGATAAATTTCCAGGTTTTTAACCCAACTAGAGGAATTCCATACCCCAAGGTAAAAGCAATTTCTGAAAGAGTGCCATAACTCCCCCCCACTGCAATAACTACATGGCCTGATTTTACGACCAGTTTATTTCTCGCATATCCGATGCCTGTAACTATAGGATAATCAATATAAGGATTAGCATCCTCTCTCTTGCTTCCAGGAAGAATACCGATCGTCGTCCCCCTCCCCATTTTTGCCCCTTTGCAAGCATATTCCATAACTCCTTTTAACCCGCCACAAACCAAAACCGCACCGGCTTTAGCTATTTCATAACCCACTTCTTCCGCCAGTTTTGCTATATCCTCCGAAGCATGGCTCTCTCCAATTACCGATATAAAAATTTTCTTTTTCATAATTTATTTATGCTAACATAATTCAAAAAGAGATTCAATAAACCCCGATTATGATAATCGGGGTGAAATTAATGCAGATATATTAAGAAAAAGAGATGTTAGATTAGCTAGTGTCAAAAATATTATTATTTTAACTATGTTTTTCCCGCGCAAGCAGGAATTCATGTTTTCTTAGTAAAATCAGATTATGTAAAAGAATAAAAAAACGAATAAAGACAATGATTATACAAAATAATAAAACTACGTTAGTTTCACCGTCGATAAAAAGGCCTCTATTTACAAACCCGGAAACAAAAATCCTTGAATATTTAATAAAAAATAGGCCCGCTCATCCGCAAAAAGTAATATTAAATACCTCTCCCCTTGAAGATTTGGATGAAACAGCAGCACATATAACTGCAGCCGCACTACAAAAGCTAGGCTACATAGATATACAGGCTGTCATTGTAAATTTATATCCAAGTGAAAAAAGAGCCATGGTCGCGCACCAAGAACTTGCTCTTTTAGGGTTACATAATATTGCTATCGGCAAAGGATCCAATATAAGGGGAAGAAAAGTCTTAAGAGATGATGAATTTGCTGAATTAGAAACAAATATCCAGCCACACTTTGAAGAAGCAACAAACCTCATGATGAACATACTCATAAACAACATATCTTACGATCAAAGAGTAACATTATACGCACTTTCTGCCATGACAGATTTTGCTCAATTATTTAGCGGCCCCCTATCGCAATATCCAGGGTTAGCAAATAGAAAAATTAAAGAAATAGGACTAATGAGCGGAGTTACAACTGATAAGTTTGGAAACTTATTACTAAGAAGAGAATTTCTTACTCCAAACAAAATTGCATCAAATAACACCTTTGACTACGCATCGGCACAATTACTTTACAAAAAATTACAAAGACAAAACATACCTACTTCAACATTATCCAGAGATGGCGTTTATCCTGTAGCTTTGGATTCTTCCATTTTCGAAGAATTGGGAGAACATCCCCTTGTCAGTAGAATGAAAGATATGAGAAAGAATCTCATATCTTCTTTTTTTCGATCAGCTCTTGCTCCCGTTGGAAATCAATATCGGGGAACATGGGATGAAAGCAAGGATATAGACTGGTTTTTACATTCTCCACTCGCAAATCTTGGAGCATACGAAGGAGAAAAAACACTTACAGAGGTTGTTTCAGATTTAGAAACAAAAAGAAAAGAATACGATAAAACCTATCCCGAAGATCCCGACATCTCTTTTGATGAATTCTGGAAATATGCAAGTGCAACCTATGGAGAAACAGTTTACAAGAGTGCAAAGTTAGTCCCTTTTTATGATCCGCTACAAATACTAACTTCCATTGATCCGTTAAAAAATTTATTTTGCCCAAAAATAGTAAATATAAGAGGTATAGAACATAAAATTATAGGTCTCTCATCAAAAGAGAGCGGCATTTTAAAGGCGGAAGAGATTAAAACAACGCTCTCTGCTGTTTTAAAGATGGGACTATGTTAACCCCGATTATCCAAATAGGGGTAAATACATGGGAAAATTTCCAACACTCTGCTAGAATTCTGTTCGTCTATGAACCCCGATTTCCTAATCGGGGTAAATAATCGGGGTTAAATATTTTGAACAGCTTCAGCCAAAGCGGCTTTCAATCTAGGCTCATTTTCAGACAAAACATCAAACCCTTTATGTGCTTCAGCTGTCTCTTTTAATTTTCTAAGGAGAACACGATTTGCAATCTCTTCGTCAGAAATACTACGAGCAGGACGATCTCTATGAACAGAATCCCCAGTTAAAGCAGCTTCTATCTCTTTTTTAATTTTAGATTTCTCTTTAGTAGAATTAATTTCTCCTCTTACAACTTCCACAAAAGCAGTTAAAACTTCCTCACGGGAAAGCGTCTGAGCCCCTTCTTTACTCATTAGTGACCAATTAAGGGGCAAAATGCCGAGAGCAGCTTGCATAGATTGAGATGACGTAAAATACCCCAAAATCCTGTCAGCCCAATAATTTATATTATTCCGCAGATCAGAACTTTCCGTGGTAAGCCAATCTTCTTCAGGCTCATTATCATCAATTAATCCAGCATCTATAAGATCAAAAATAAAATATTGTTCCCCCTCTTTAATAAACTCGGCAACTTTCCCCTTCAATTCATCAATATTAGGTTTTGACACAGGCCCGCCTTTACTTTTACCTTCTTTCATCGCCTGCATTAAACCTTTTGGACTAAGCTGCTTTCTTGCAAAAAAGACAAGCGCTTTTTCAATATACAGGTCAATTATCGCCTCTTCAGACAAACCCTCTATTTGACGATTAAGGTCATCTCTTGCTTTTCTTTCAAACCTTCCAAGATAATCCCTAACCGGAGCAAAAACTACGCCTGTTTCTGTATAAGCGCCGCCAA contains the following coding sequences:
- a CDS encoding histidine triad nucleotide-binding protein, whose amino-acid sequence is MNDCLFCKIINKQIPAEILVENEDVLAFNDINPQAPIHILVIPKTHIASISQVKKEHSQIISKIIKTIQNIAQKTGIIESGFRVVANHGSDAGQAVDHLHFHILGGRKMQWPPG
- a CDS encoding TIGR00725 family protein encodes the protein MKKKIFISVIGESHASEDIAKLAEEVGYEIAKAGAVLVCGGLKGVMEYACKGAKMGRGTTIGILPGSKREDANPYIDYPIVTGIGYARNKLVVKSGHVVIAVGGSYGTLSEIAFTLGYGIPLVGLKTWKFIHHNGKFDDKMHYVKTPRKAVNLALELALQAKNPLEKHEYHT
- a CDS encoding 30S ribosomal protein S21, producing MTKINVSENESIDKVLKKFKMKMRREGIIDEIKKREFYEKPSQRRRKEKEKAKRREQRRQHEED